In Lycium ferocissimum isolate CSIRO_LF1 chromosome 11, AGI_CSIRO_Lferr_CH_V1, whole genome shotgun sequence, a single genomic region encodes these proteins:
- the LOC132036315 gene encoding uncharacterized protein LOC132036315 isoform X3: MMEAEDSRKKLKKKKITKMIKDVGNTNFVQKEEKLAKQMEEKKRKKKRSHVLVRRSRDEQDEVHLSNYKDESDNVDGVKKKNKSTKRKKGKNDRHDETESVEVDQSNAREDALGQENNVSAEKRKSRKKKRKSEKKAGRNEAVDHNVEANNDSDQQTEKDHSFSINQNNLVEKRGQAVEEEIYELYSGDEDCSKGMRKWVTDYYQSRPGLKVLQERIDDFITSYEAEKEQERKEKEACAAEDGWTVVVHHKGRKKTTDSETGIAVGSVSQAAVMDNMAKKKKNDVGLDFYRFQKREAKRNEIMVLQSKFEQDKKRIQQLRAARKFRPY, from the exons ATGATGGAAGCTGAGGATTCAAGGAAGaagctaaagaaaaaaaagattacaAAAATGATTAAAGATGTAGGAAACACTAACTTTGTTCAAAAAG AGGAGAAGTTGGCTAAgcaaatggaagaaaaaaagaggaagaagaagagatcTCATGTGCTAGTTAGAAGAAGTAGAGATGAACAAGATGAAGTTCATCTCTCAAATTATAAAG ATGAATCAGATAATGTGGATGgagtaaagaaaaagaacaaatcTACAAAGAGGAAGAAGGGGAAAAATGACAGACATGATGAAACTGAAAGCGTGGAAGTGGATCAATCTAATGCAAGAGAGGATGCACTTGGTCAAGAAAATAACGTATCCGCTGAGAAAAGGAAATccagaaagaagaagagaaaaagtgaGAAGAAAGCTGGGAGAAATGAGGCTGTTGATCATAATGTTGAGGCTAATAATGACTCAGATCAGCAAACAG AGAAGGATCATTCATTTTCAATAAATCAGAACAATTTGGTGGAGAAGAGAGGACAAGCAGTAGAAGAAGAGATTTATGAACTATATTCTGGGGATGAGGACTGCTCGAAAGGAATGAGAA AGTGGGTAACCGATTATTACCAGAGTAGGCCTGGGTTGAAGGTGTTGCAAGAAAGGATTGATGACTTTATTACTTCTTATGAGGCGGAAAAGGAGCAG gaaaggaaagaaaaagaagcctGTGCTGCGGAAGATGGATGGACTGTTGTCGTACATCACAAAGGCAGGAAAAAGACAACTGATTCTGAAACTGGAATTGCAGTTGGTTCTGTTTCCCAGGCTGCAGTCATGGATAATAtggccaaaaagaaaaagaacgaTGTGGGTTTAGATTTCTACCGGTTTCAGAAAAGAGAAGCAAAGAGAAATG AGATCATGGTGCTGCAGAGCAAATTTGAGCAGGACAAGAAACGGATACAGCAGTTGAGAGCTGCAAGAAAATTTCGACCTTACTAA
- the LOC132036315 gene encoding uncharacterized protein LOC132036315 isoform X1: MMEAEDSRKKLKKKKITKMIKDVGNTNFVQKEEKLAKQMEEKKRKKKRSHVLVRRSRDEQDEVHLSNYKDESDNVDGVKKKNKSTKRKKGKNDRHDETESVEVDQSNAREDALGQENNVSAEKRKSRKKKRKSEKKAGRNEAVDHNVEANNDSDQQTGKPNYVVNIAEKDHSFSINQNNLVEKRGQAVEEEIYELYSGDEDCSKGMRKWVTDYYQSRPGLKVLQERIDDFITSYEAEKEQERKEKEACAAEDGWTVVVHHKGRKKTTDSETGIAVGSVSQAAVMDNMAKKKKNDVGLDFYRFQKREAKRNEIMVLQSKFEQDKKRIQQLRAARKFRPY; this comes from the exons ATGATGGAAGCTGAGGATTCAAGGAAGaagctaaagaaaaaaaagattacaAAAATGATTAAAGATGTAGGAAACACTAACTTTGTTCAAAAAG AGGAGAAGTTGGCTAAgcaaatggaagaaaaaaagaggaagaagaagagatcTCATGTGCTAGTTAGAAGAAGTAGAGATGAACAAGATGAAGTTCATCTCTCAAATTATAAAG ATGAATCAGATAATGTGGATGgagtaaagaaaaagaacaaatcTACAAAGAGGAAGAAGGGGAAAAATGACAGACATGATGAAACTGAAAGCGTGGAAGTGGATCAATCTAATGCAAGAGAGGATGCACTTGGTCAAGAAAATAACGTATCCGCTGAGAAAAGGAAATccagaaagaagaagagaaaaagtgaGAAGAAAGCTGGGAGAAATGAGGCTGTTGATCATAATGTTGAGGCTAATAATGACTCAGATCAGCAAACAG GCAAGCCAAATTATGTCGTCAACATTGCAGAGAAGGATCATTCATTTTCAATAAATCAGAACAATTTGGTGGAGAAGAGAGGACAAGCAGTAGAAGAAGAGATTTATGAACTATATTCTGGGGATGAGGACTGCTCGAAAGGAATGAGAA AGTGGGTAACCGATTATTACCAGAGTAGGCCTGGGTTGAAGGTGTTGCAAGAAAGGATTGATGACTTTATTACTTCTTATGAGGCGGAAAAGGAGCAG gaaaggaaagaaaaagaagcctGTGCTGCGGAAGATGGATGGACTGTTGTCGTACATCACAAAGGCAGGAAAAAGACAACTGATTCTGAAACTGGAATTGCAGTTGGTTCTGTTTCCCAGGCTGCAGTCATGGATAATAtggccaaaaagaaaaagaacgaTGTGGGTTTAGATTTCTACCGGTTTCAGAAAAGAGAAGCAAAGAGAAATG AGATCATGGTGCTGCAGAGCAAATTTGAGCAGGACAAGAAACGGATACAGCAGTTGAGAGCTGCAAGAAAATTTCGACCTTACTAA
- the LOC132036315 gene encoding uncharacterized protein LOC132036315 isoform X2, translated as MMEAEDSRKKLKKKKITKMIKDVGNTNFVQKEEKLAKQMEEKKRKKKRSHVLVRRSRDEQDEVHLSNYKDNVDGVKKKNKSTKRKKGKNDRHDETESVEVDQSNAREDALGQENNVSAEKRKSRKKKRKSEKKAGRNEAVDHNVEANNDSDQQTGKPNYVVNIAEKDHSFSINQNNLVEKRGQAVEEEIYELYSGDEDCSKGMRKWVTDYYQSRPGLKVLQERIDDFITSYEAEKEQERKEKEACAAEDGWTVVVHHKGRKKTTDSETGIAVGSVSQAAVMDNMAKKKKNDVGLDFYRFQKREAKRNEIMVLQSKFEQDKKRIQQLRAARKFRPY; from the exons ATGATGGAAGCTGAGGATTCAAGGAAGaagctaaagaaaaaaaagattacaAAAATGATTAAAGATGTAGGAAACACTAACTTTGTTCAAAAAG AGGAGAAGTTGGCTAAgcaaatggaagaaaaaaagaggaagaagaagagatcTCATGTGCTAGTTAGAAGAAGTAGAGATGAACAAGATGAAGTTCATCTCTCAAATTATAAAG ATAATGTGGATGgagtaaagaaaaagaacaaatcTACAAAGAGGAAGAAGGGGAAAAATGACAGACATGATGAAACTGAAAGCGTGGAAGTGGATCAATCTAATGCAAGAGAGGATGCACTTGGTCAAGAAAATAACGTATCCGCTGAGAAAAGGAAATccagaaagaagaagagaaaaagtgaGAAGAAAGCTGGGAGAAATGAGGCTGTTGATCATAATGTTGAGGCTAATAATGACTCAGATCAGCAAACAG GCAAGCCAAATTATGTCGTCAACATTGCAGAGAAGGATCATTCATTTTCAATAAATCAGAACAATTTGGTGGAGAAGAGAGGACAAGCAGTAGAAGAAGAGATTTATGAACTATATTCTGGGGATGAGGACTGCTCGAAAGGAATGAGAA AGTGGGTAACCGATTATTACCAGAGTAGGCCTGGGTTGAAGGTGTTGCAAGAAAGGATTGATGACTTTATTACTTCTTATGAGGCGGAAAAGGAGCAG gaaaggaaagaaaaagaagcctGTGCTGCGGAAGATGGATGGACTGTTGTCGTACATCACAAAGGCAGGAAAAAGACAACTGATTCTGAAACTGGAATTGCAGTTGGTTCTGTTTCCCAGGCTGCAGTCATGGATAATAtggccaaaaagaaaaagaacgaTGTGGGTTTAGATTTCTACCGGTTTCAGAAAAGAGAAGCAAAGAGAAATG AGATCATGGTGCTGCAGAGCAAATTTGAGCAGGACAAGAAACGGATACAGCAGTTGAGAGCTGCAAGAAAATTTCGACCTTACTAA
- the LOC132036315 gene encoding uncharacterized protein LOC132036315 isoform X4, producing the protein MEEKKRKKKRSHVLVRRSRDEQDEVHLSNYKDESDNVDGVKKKNKSTKRKKGKNDRHDETESVEVDQSNAREDALGQENNVSAEKRKSRKKKRKSEKKAGRNEAVDHNVEANNDSDQQTGKPNYVVNIAEKDHSFSINQNNLVEKRGQAVEEEIYELYSGDEDCSKGMRKWVTDYYQSRPGLKVLQERIDDFITSYEAEKEQERKEKEACAAEDGWTVVVHHKGRKKTTDSETGIAVGSVSQAAVMDNMAKKKKNDVGLDFYRFQKREAKRNEIMVLQSKFEQDKKRIQQLRAARKFRPY; encoded by the exons atggaagaaaaaaagaggaagaagaagagatcTCATGTGCTAGTTAGAAGAAGTAGAGATGAACAAGATGAAGTTCATCTCTCAAATTATAAAG ATGAATCAGATAATGTGGATGgagtaaagaaaaagaacaaatcTACAAAGAGGAAGAAGGGGAAAAATGACAGACATGATGAAACTGAAAGCGTGGAAGTGGATCAATCTAATGCAAGAGAGGATGCACTTGGTCAAGAAAATAACGTATCCGCTGAGAAAAGGAAATccagaaagaagaagagaaaaagtgaGAAGAAAGCTGGGAGAAATGAGGCTGTTGATCATAATGTTGAGGCTAATAATGACTCAGATCAGCAAACAG GCAAGCCAAATTATGTCGTCAACATTGCAGAGAAGGATCATTCATTTTCAATAAATCAGAACAATTTGGTGGAGAAGAGAGGACAAGCAGTAGAAGAAGAGATTTATGAACTATATTCTGGGGATGAGGACTGCTCGAAAGGAATGAGAA AGTGGGTAACCGATTATTACCAGAGTAGGCCTGGGTTGAAGGTGTTGCAAGAAAGGATTGATGACTTTATTACTTCTTATGAGGCGGAAAAGGAGCAG gaaaggaaagaaaaagaagcctGTGCTGCGGAAGATGGATGGACTGTTGTCGTACATCACAAAGGCAGGAAAAAGACAACTGATTCTGAAACTGGAATTGCAGTTGGTTCTGTTTCCCAGGCTGCAGTCATGGATAATAtggccaaaaagaaaaagaacgaTGTGGGTTTAGATTTCTACCGGTTTCAGAAAAGAGAAGCAAAGAGAAATG AGATCATGGTGCTGCAGAGCAAATTTGAGCAGGACAAGAAACGGATACAGCAGTTGAGAGCTGCAAGAAAATTTCGACCTTACTAA
- the LOC132036315 gene encoding uncharacterized protein LOC132036315 isoform X5 codes for MEEKKRKKKRSHVLVRRSRDEQDEVHLSNYKDNVDGVKKKNKSTKRKKGKNDRHDETESVEVDQSNAREDALGQENNVSAEKRKSRKKKRKSEKKAGRNEAVDHNVEANNDSDQQTGKPNYVVNIAEKDHSFSINQNNLVEKRGQAVEEEIYELYSGDEDCSKGMRKWVTDYYQSRPGLKVLQERIDDFITSYEAEKEQERKEKEACAAEDGWTVVVHHKGRKKTTDSETGIAVGSVSQAAVMDNMAKKKKNDVGLDFYRFQKREAKRNEIMVLQSKFEQDKKRIQQLRAARKFRPY; via the exons atggaagaaaaaaagaggaagaagaagagatcTCATGTGCTAGTTAGAAGAAGTAGAGATGAACAAGATGAAGTTCATCTCTCAAATTATAAAG ATAATGTGGATGgagtaaagaaaaagaacaaatcTACAAAGAGGAAGAAGGGGAAAAATGACAGACATGATGAAACTGAAAGCGTGGAAGTGGATCAATCTAATGCAAGAGAGGATGCACTTGGTCAAGAAAATAACGTATCCGCTGAGAAAAGGAAATccagaaagaagaagagaaaaagtgaGAAGAAAGCTGGGAGAAATGAGGCTGTTGATCATAATGTTGAGGCTAATAATGACTCAGATCAGCAAACAG GCAAGCCAAATTATGTCGTCAACATTGCAGAGAAGGATCATTCATTTTCAATAAATCAGAACAATTTGGTGGAGAAGAGAGGACAAGCAGTAGAAGAAGAGATTTATGAACTATATTCTGGGGATGAGGACTGCTCGAAAGGAATGAGAA AGTGGGTAACCGATTATTACCAGAGTAGGCCTGGGTTGAAGGTGTTGCAAGAAAGGATTGATGACTTTATTACTTCTTATGAGGCGGAAAAGGAGCAG gaaaggaaagaaaaagaagcctGTGCTGCGGAAGATGGATGGACTGTTGTCGTACATCACAAAGGCAGGAAAAAGACAACTGATTCTGAAACTGGAATTGCAGTTGGTTCTGTTTCCCAGGCTGCAGTCATGGATAATAtggccaaaaagaaaaagaacgaTGTGGGTTTAGATTTCTACCGGTTTCAGAAAAGAGAAGCAAAGAGAAATG AGATCATGGTGCTGCAGAGCAAATTTGAGCAGGACAAGAAACGGATACAGCAGTTGAGAGCTGCAAGAAAATTTCGACCTTACTAA
- the LOC132036315 gene encoding uncharacterized protein LOC132036315 isoform X6 → MNKMKFISQIIKFCGADESDNVDGVKKKNKSTKRKKGKNDRHDETESVEVDQSNAREDALGQENNVSAEKRKSRKKKRKSEKKAGRNEAVDHNVEANNDSDQQTGKPNYVVNIAEKDHSFSINQNNLVEKRGQAVEEEIYELYSGDEDCSKGMRKWVTDYYQSRPGLKVLQERIDDFITSYEAEKEQERKEKEACAAEDGWTVVVHHKGRKKTTDSETGIAVGSVSQAAVMDNMAKKKKNDVGLDFYRFQKREAKRNEIMVLQSKFEQDKKRIQQLRAARKFRPY, encoded by the exons ATGAACAAGATGAAGTTCATCTCTCAAATTATAAAG TTTTGTGGGGCAGATGAATCAGATAATGTGGATGgagtaaagaaaaagaacaaatcTACAAAGAGGAAGAAGGGGAAAAATGACAGACATGATGAAACTGAAAGCGTGGAAGTGGATCAATCTAATGCAAGAGAGGATGCACTTGGTCAAGAAAATAACGTATCCGCTGAGAAAAGGAAATccagaaagaagaagagaaaaagtgaGAAGAAAGCTGGGAGAAATGAGGCTGTTGATCATAATGTTGAGGCTAATAATGACTCAGATCAGCAAACAG GCAAGCCAAATTATGTCGTCAACATTGCAGAGAAGGATCATTCATTTTCAATAAATCAGAACAATTTGGTGGAGAAGAGAGGACAAGCAGTAGAAGAAGAGATTTATGAACTATATTCTGGGGATGAGGACTGCTCGAAAGGAATGAGAA AGTGGGTAACCGATTATTACCAGAGTAGGCCTGGGTTGAAGGTGTTGCAAGAAAGGATTGATGACTTTATTACTTCTTATGAGGCGGAAAAGGAGCAG gaaaggaaagaaaaagaagcctGTGCTGCGGAAGATGGATGGACTGTTGTCGTACATCACAAAGGCAGGAAAAAGACAACTGATTCTGAAACTGGAATTGCAGTTGGTTCTGTTTCCCAGGCTGCAGTCATGGATAATAtggccaaaaagaaaaagaacgaTGTGGGTTTAGATTTCTACCGGTTTCAGAAAAGAGAAGCAAAGAGAAATG AGATCATGGTGCTGCAGAGCAAATTTGAGCAGGACAAGAAACGGATACAGCAGTTGAGAGCTGCAAGAAAATTTCGACCTTACTAA